In one Pelecanus crispus isolate bPelCri1 chromosome 12, bPelCri1.pri, whole genome shotgun sequence genomic region, the following are encoded:
- the DDX5 gene encoding putative ATP-dependent RNA helicase DDX5 isoform X2, whose product MGVSLGWETILIMGFGAPRFGGSRGGPLSGKKFGNPGEKLTKKKWNLDELPKFEKNFYQEHPDVVRRTVQEVEQYRSSKEVTVRGHNCPKPIINFYEANFPANVMEVIQRQNFTEPTAIQAQGWPVALSGLDMVGVAQTGSGKTLSYLLPAIVHINHQPFLERGDGPICLVLAPTRELAQQVQQVAAEYSRACRLKSTCIYGGAPKGPQIRDLERGVEICIATPGRLIDFLEAGKTNLRRCTYLVLDEADRMLDMGFEPQIRKIVDQIRPDRQTLMWSATWPKEVRQLAEDFLKEYVHINIGALELSANHNILQIVDVCHDVEKDDKLIRLMEEIMSEKENKTIVFVETKRRCDDLTRKMRRDGWPAMGIHGDKSQQERDWVLNEFKHGKAPILIATDVASRGLDVEDVKFVINYDYPNSSEDYIHRIGRTARSTKTGTAYTFFTPNNIKQVNDLISVLREANQAINPKLLQLIEDRGSGRSRGDRRDRYSAGKRGGFSSFRERENFERNYGALGKRDFGAKTQNGAYSAQSFSNGTPFGNGFAAAGMQASFRAGNPAGAYQNGYEQQYGSNIANMHNGMNQQQYAYPATGAAPMIGYPMPTSYSQ is encoded by the exons ATGGGAGTGTCACTTGGGTGGGAAACCATTTTGATCATGGG GTTTGGAGCCCCACGTTTTGGAGGAAGTAGAGGTGGACCTCTCTCTGGGAAGAAATTTGGAAACCCTGGGGAAAAacttacaaaaaagaaatggaatttaGATGAGCTGCCCAAATTCGAGAAGAACTTCTATCAAGAACATCCTGATGTAGTTAGACGTACTGTG CAAGAAGTTGAACAGTACAGATCAAGCAAAGAGGTCACAGTTAGGGGCCATAACTGTCCAAAACCGATTATAAACTTCTATGAAGCTAACTTTCCTG CAAACGTTATGGAAGTAATTCAGAGGCAGAATTTCACTGAACCAACTGCTATTCAAGCACAAGGTTGGCCTGTTGCATTGAGTGGACTGGATATGGTTGGAGTGGCACAGACTGGATCAGGGAAAACATTGTCT TACTTGTTGCCTGCTATTGTGCATATAAATCATCAGCCATTCCTGGAGCGAGGAGATGGACCTATT TGTCTTGTGCTGGCACCAACTCGTGAACTGGCTCAACAAGTGCAGCAGGTAGCTGCCGAATACAGCAGAGCATGCCGTTTGAAGTCTACATGTATTTATGGAGGTGCTCCAAAGGGACCACAAATTCGTGACTTAGAAAGAG gTGTGGAAATCTGCATTGCAACACCTGGAAGACTTATAGACTTCTTAGAAGCTGGAAAGACCAATCTCAGGAGGTGTACTTACCTTGTCCTTGATGAAGCTGACAGGATGCTTGACATGGGATTTGAACCTCAGATCAGAAAAATCGTGGATCAGATAAGA cctgaCAGGCAGACTCTGATGTGGAGTGCCACATGGCCAAAGGAAGTAAGGCAGCTGGCTGAAGACTTTTTGAAAGAATATGTACACATCAACATTGGTGCATTAGAACTAAGTGCAAACCACAACATTCTTCAGATTGTGGATGTGTGTCACGATGTAGAGAAAGATGACAA GCTTATTCGTTTGATGGAAGAAATAATGagtgagaaggaaaataaaacaattgttTTTGTGGAAACCAAAAGACGGTGTGATGATCTTACCAGAAAAATGCGGAGAGATGG GTGGCCAGCAATGGGTATTCATGGTGACAAAAGTCAGCAGGAGCGTGACTGGGTTCTAAATG AATTCAAACATGGAAAAGCACCAATCCTGATTGCTACAGATGTTGCATCCAGAGGTCTAG ATGTGGAAGATGTGAAATTTGTCATCAATTATGACTACCCTAACTCCTCAGAGGACTATATCCACCGAATTGGACGAACTGCCCGCAGTACCAAAACAGGCACAGCATACACATTCTTTACTCCTAACAATATTAAGCAAGTAAATGACCTCATCTCTGTGCTTCGGGAGGCTAATCAAGCCATCAACCCCAAATTGCTTCAGTTGATTGAAGACAGAGGTTCAG GTCGTTCCCGAGGTGATCGACGTGACAGATATTCTGCGGGCAAAAGGGGTGGATTTAGTAGTTTTAGAGAGAGGGAAAACTTTGAGAGAAACTATGGTGCACTAGGAAAGAGAGACTTTGGAGCAAAAACTCAAAATGGGGCCTACAGTGCCCAAAGTTTCAGTAATGGAACTCCTTTTGGAAATGGCTTTGCAGCTGCAGGCATGCAAGCCAGCTTCAGGGCTGGTAACCCTGCAGGAGCTTACCAGAATGGCTATGAGCAGCAGTACGGGAGTAACATTGCAAATATGCACAATGGCATGAACCAACAGCAGTATGCGTATCCTGCCACTGGTGCTGCTCCTATGATAGGTTACCCAATGCCGACAAGTTATTCTCAATAA
- the DDX5 gene encoding putative ATP-dependent RNA helicase DDX5 isoform X4: MPGFGAPRFGGSRGGPLSGKKFGNPGEKLTKKKWNLDELPKFEKNFYQEHPDVVRRTVQEVEQYRSSKEVTVRGHNCPKPIINFYEANFPANVMEVIQRQNFTEPTAIQAQGWPVALSGLDMVGVAQTGSGKTLSYLLPAIVHINHQPFLERGDGPICLVLAPTRELAQQVQQVAAEYSRACRLKSTCIYGGAPKGPQIRDLERGVEICIATPGRLIDFLEAGKTNLRRCTYLVLDEADRMLDMGFEPQIRKIVDQIRPDRQTLMWSATWPKEVRQLAEDFLKEYVHINIGALELSANHNILQIVDVCHDVEKDDKLIRLMEEIMSEKENKTIVFVETKRRCDDLTRKMRRDGWPAMGIHGDKSQQERDWVLNEFKHGKAPILIATDVASRGLDVEDVKFVINYDYPNSSEDYIHRIGRTARSTKTGTAYTFFTPNNIKQVNDLISVLREANQAINPKLLQLIEDRGSGRSRGDRRDRYSAGKRGGFSSFRERENFERNYGALGKRDFGAKTQNGAYSAQSFSNGTPFGNGFAAAGMQASFRAGNPAGAYQNGYEQQYGSNIANMHNGMNQQQYAYPATGAAPMIGYPMPTSYSQ; encoded by the exons ATGCCCGG GTTTGGAGCCCCACGTTTTGGAGGAAGTAGAGGTGGACCTCTCTCTGGGAAGAAATTTGGAAACCCTGGGGAAAAacttacaaaaaagaaatggaatttaGATGAGCTGCCCAAATTCGAGAAGAACTTCTATCAAGAACATCCTGATGTAGTTAGACGTACTGTG CAAGAAGTTGAACAGTACAGATCAAGCAAAGAGGTCACAGTTAGGGGCCATAACTGTCCAAAACCGATTATAAACTTCTATGAAGCTAACTTTCCTG CAAACGTTATGGAAGTAATTCAGAGGCAGAATTTCACTGAACCAACTGCTATTCAAGCACAAGGTTGGCCTGTTGCATTGAGTGGACTGGATATGGTTGGAGTGGCACAGACTGGATCAGGGAAAACATTGTCT TACTTGTTGCCTGCTATTGTGCATATAAATCATCAGCCATTCCTGGAGCGAGGAGATGGACCTATT TGTCTTGTGCTGGCACCAACTCGTGAACTGGCTCAACAAGTGCAGCAGGTAGCTGCCGAATACAGCAGAGCATGCCGTTTGAAGTCTACATGTATTTATGGAGGTGCTCCAAAGGGACCACAAATTCGTGACTTAGAAAGAG gTGTGGAAATCTGCATTGCAACACCTGGAAGACTTATAGACTTCTTAGAAGCTGGAAAGACCAATCTCAGGAGGTGTACTTACCTTGTCCTTGATGAAGCTGACAGGATGCTTGACATGGGATTTGAACCTCAGATCAGAAAAATCGTGGATCAGATAAGA cctgaCAGGCAGACTCTGATGTGGAGTGCCACATGGCCAAAGGAAGTAAGGCAGCTGGCTGAAGACTTTTTGAAAGAATATGTACACATCAACATTGGTGCATTAGAACTAAGTGCAAACCACAACATTCTTCAGATTGTGGATGTGTGTCACGATGTAGAGAAAGATGACAA GCTTATTCGTTTGATGGAAGAAATAATGagtgagaaggaaaataaaacaattgttTTTGTGGAAACCAAAAGACGGTGTGATGATCTTACCAGAAAAATGCGGAGAGATGG GTGGCCAGCAATGGGTATTCATGGTGACAAAAGTCAGCAGGAGCGTGACTGGGTTCTAAATG AATTCAAACATGGAAAAGCACCAATCCTGATTGCTACAGATGTTGCATCCAGAGGTCTAG ATGTGGAAGATGTGAAATTTGTCATCAATTATGACTACCCTAACTCCTCAGAGGACTATATCCACCGAATTGGACGAACTGCCCGCAGTACCAAAACAGGCACAGCATACACATTCTTTACTCCTAACAATATTAAGCAAGTAAATGACCTCATCTCTGTGCTTCGGGAGGCTAATCAAGCCATCAACCCCAAATTGCTTCAGTTGATTGAAGACAGAGGTTCAG GTCGTTCCCGAGGTGATCGACGTGACAGATATTCTGCGGGCAAAAGGGGTGGATTTAGTAGTTTTAGAGAGAGGGAAAACTTTGAGAGAAACTATGGTGCACTAGGAAAGAGAGACTTTGGAGCAAAAACTCAAAATGGGGCCTACAGTGCCCAAAGTTTCAGTAATGGAACTCCTTTTGGAAATGGCTTTGCAGCTGCAGGCATGCAAGCCAGCTTCAGGGCTGGTAACCCTGCAGGAGCTTACCAGAATGGCTATGAGCAGCAGTACGGGAGTAACATTGCAAATATGCACAATGGCATGAACCAACAGCAGTATGCGTATCCTGCCACTGGTGCTGCTCCTATGATAGGTTACCCAATGCCGACAAGTTATTCTCAATAA
- the POLG2 gene encoding DNA polymerase subunit gamma-2, whose amino-acid sequence MALRCRPGGRWGGRAPSGRPVLRRRPPAAGFAERAEAGSPARPYAAAGGHEAASGEELLEVCRRRQFLRGGAEPRPALPWRAYLSGCHPGFGPLGAALRDNLAAQWWESALAFREQVFAVDAPLHGPPAGARRAERDLRLLRSEALREALRGRGCGQEPCGSALEEVLGTAGVLRESLLPGALAQYVSCLELVNKRLPCGLAQIGVCFHSIPESEQHDENLSRIGERTTSLLAWFSSPRTAGQWLDYWLRQRLQWWRKFAVGPSNFSSSDFQDEEGRRGFNLHYSFPWGTETIETLKNLGDTELLQMYPGDNSKLLGRDGRKNVIPHVLSVSGNLDRGALAYLFDSLQLAENPLTKKKNSQRKVLKLHPCLAPLKVALDVGKGPTTELRQVCQGLFNELSENRISVWPGYLETVQVSLEQLYAKYDEMSVLFTVLITDATLENGVVQLRSRDTTMKEMMHISRLKDFFTKYVTSAKNV is encoded by the exons ATGGCGCTGCGCTGCCGCCCGGGGGGCCGGTGGGGCGGCCGCGCTCCCTCGGGGCGGCCTGTGCtgaggcggcggccgcccgccgcggggttCGCGGAGCGGGCGGAGGCCGGGTCCCCGGCGCGGCCCTacgcggcggccggcggccaTGAGGCGGCGAGCGGGGAGGAGCTGCTTGAAGTGTGCCGGCGGCGGCAGTTCCTgcggggcggcgcggagccgcggccggcgctgccctgGCGCGCCTACCTCAGCGGCTGCCACCCGGGCTTCGGGCCGCTGGGCGCGGCGCTGCGGGACAACCTGGCGGCCCAGTGGTGGGAGTCGGCGCTGGCGTTCCGGGAGCAGGTGTTCGCCGTGGATGCCCCGCTCCAcggcccgcccgccggcgcccggCGGGCCGAGCGGGATCTCCGGCTGCTGCGCTCGGAGGCGCTGCGCGAAGCCCtccggggcaggggctgcggccaGGAGCCGTGCGGCTCGGCTCTGGAAGAAGTGCTAGGGACCGCGGGGGTGCTTCGTGAGAGCCTGCTTCCCG GTGCTTTGGCGCAATATGTTAGCTGCTTAGAATTGGTGAACAAAAGACTGCCTTGTGGCCTTGCTCAAATTGGAGTGTGCTTTCACTCTATTCCTGAAAGCGAGCAACACGACGAAAACCTTAGCAG AATAGGCGAAAGGACCACGTCTTTGCTTGCATGGTTTAGCTCTCCCAGAACTGCGGGACAGTGGCTCGATTACTGGTTACGCCAGAGACTCCAATGGTGGAGAAAG tttgcagTAGGCCCGTCTAACTTCAGCAGCAGTGACTTTCAGgatgaagaaggaagaagaggattTAATTTACATTACAGCTTTCCTTGGGGGACAGAAACAATAGAAACGTTGAAGAACCTTGGTGATACTGAACTGTTACAGATGTATCCAGGGGATAATTCGAAATTACTT ggCCGAGATGGAAGGAAGAATGTTATTCCTCATGTTCTGTCTGTGAGTGGAAATCTGGACCGAGGAGCGTTAGCGTATCTCTTTGATTCTCTACAGCTAGCTGAGAATccattaacaaaaaagaaaaattcacagAGAAAG GTACTTAAGCTTCATCCTTGTTTAGCACCTCTTAAAGTGGCCTTGGACGTAGGAAAAGGTCCAACAACAGAGCTGAGACAG gTTTGTCAAGGATTGTTCAATGAACTGTCAGAAAATAGAATTTCTGTATGGCCGGGTTATCTTGAAACCGTGCAGGTATCTCTGGAACAGCTTTATGCAAA GTACGATGAGATGAGCGTTCTCTTCACGGTCTTGATAACTGATGCCACTCTAGAGAATGGAGTGgtccagctgagaagcagaGACACCACCATGAAGGAAATGATGCACATTTCTAGGCTGAAGGACTTTTTTACTAAGTATGTAACATCAGCCAAAAATGTGTAA
- the DDX5 gene encoding putative ATP-dependent RNA helicase DDX5 isoform X3, with amino-acid sequence MPGYSSDRDRGFGAPRFGGSRGGPLSGKKFGNPGEKLTKKKWNLDELPKFEKNFYQEHPDVVRRTVQEVEQYRSSKEVTVRGHNCPKPIINFYEANFPANVMEVIQRQNFTEPTAIQAQGWPVALSGLDMVGVAQTGSGKTLSYLLPAIVHINHQPFLERGDGPICLVLAPTRELAQQVQQVAAEYSRACRLKSTCIYGGAPKGPQIRDLERGVEICIATPGRLIDFLEAGKTNLRRCTYLVLDEADRMLDMGFEPQIRKIVDQIRPDRQTLMWSATWPKEVRQLAEDFLKEYVHINIGALELSANHNILQIVDVCHDVEKDDKLIRLMEEIMSEKENKTIVFVETKRRCDDLTRKMRRDGWPAMGIHGDKSQQERDWVLNEFKHGKAPILIATDVASRGLDVEDVKFVINYDYPNSSEDYIHRIGRTARSTKTGTAYTFFTPNNIKQVNDLISVLREANQAINPKLLQLIEDRGSGRSRGDRRDRYSAGKRGGFSSFRERENFERNYGALGKRDFGAKTQNGAYSAQSFSNGTPFGNGFAAAGMQASFRAGNPAGAYQNGYEQQYGSNIANMHNGMNQQQYAYPATGAAPMIGYPMPTSYSQ; translated from the exons ATGCCCGGGTATTCCAGCGACAGGGATAGAGG GTTTGGAGCCCCACGTTTTGGAGGAAGTAGAGGTGGACCTCTCTCTGGGAAGAAATTTGGAAACCCTGGGGAAAAacttacaaaaaagaaatggaatttaGATGAGCTGCCCAAATTCGAGAAGAACTTCTATCAAGAACATCCTGATGTAGTTAGACGTACTGTG CAAGAAGTTGAACAGTACAGATCAAGCAAAGAGGTCACAGTTAGGGGCCATAACTGTCCAAAACCGATTATAAACTTCTATGAAGCTAACTTTCCTG CAAACGTTATGGAAGTAATTCAGAGGCAGAATTTCACTGAACCAACTGCTATTCAAGCACAAGGTTGGCCTGTTGCATTGAGTGGACTGGATATGGTTGGAGTGGCACAGACTGGATCAGGGAAAACATTGTCT TACTTGTTGCCTGCTATTGTGCATATAAATCATCAGCCATTCCTGGAGCGAGGAGATGGACCTATT TGTCTTGTGCTGGCACCAACTCGTGAACTGGCTCAACAAGTGCAGCAGGTAGCTGCCGAATACAGCAGAGCATGCCGTTTGAAGTCTACATGTATTTATGGAGGTGCTCCAAAGGGACCACAAATTCGTGACTTAGAAAGAG gTGTGGAAATCTGCATTGCAACACCTGGAAGACTTATAGACTTCTTAGAAGCTGGAAAGACCAATCTCAGGAGGTGTACTTACCTTGTCCTTGATGAAGCTGACAGGATGCTTGACATGGGATTTGAACCTCAGATCAGAAAAATCGTGGATCAGATAAGA cctgaCAGGCAGACTCTGATGTGGAGTGCCACATGGCCAAAGGAAGTAAGGCAGCTGGCTGAAGACTTTTTGAAAGAATATGTACACATCAACATTGGTGCATTAGAACTAAGTGCAAACCACAACATTCTTCAGATTGTGGATGTGTGTCACGATGTAGAGAAAGATGACAA GCTTATTCGTTTGATGGAAGAAATAATGagtgagaaggaaaataaaacaattgttTTTGTGGAAACCAAAAGACGGTGTGATGATCTTACCAGAAAAATGCGGAGAGATGG GTGGCCAGCAATGGGTATTCATGGTGACAAAAGTCAGCAGGAGCGTGACTGGGTTCTAAATG AATTCAAACATGGAAAAGCACCAATCCTGATTGCTACAGATGTTGCATCCAGAGGTCTAG ATGTGGAAGATGTGAAATTTGTCATCAATTATGACTACCCTAACTCCTCAGAGGACTATATCCACCGAATTGGACGAACTGCCCGCAGTACCAAAACAGGCACAGCATACACATTCTTTACTCCTAACAATATTAAGCAAGTAAATGACCTCATCTCTGTGCTTCGGGAGGCTAATCAAGCCATCAACCCCAAATTGCTTCAGTTGATTGAAGACAGAGGTTCAG GTCGTTCCCGAGGTGATCGACGTGACAGATATTCTGCGGGCAAAAGGGGTGGATTTAGTAGTTTTAGAGAGAGGGAAAACTTTGAGAGAAACTATGGTGCACTAGGAAAGAGAGACTTTGGAGCAAAAACTCAAAATGGGGCCTACAGTGCCCAAAGTTTCAGTAATGGAACTCCTTTTGGAAATGGCTTTGCAGCTGCAGGCATGCAAGCCAGCTTCAGGGCTGGTAACCCTGCAGGAGCTTACCAGAATGGCTATGAGCAGCAGTACGGGAGTAACATTGCAAATATGCACAATGGCATGAACCAACAGCAGTATGCGTATCCTGCCACTGGTGCTGCTCCTATGATAGGTTACCCAATGCCGACAAGTTATTCTCAATAA
- the DDX5 gene encoding putative ATP-dependent RNA helicase DDX5 isoform X1, producing MRDKGNSAGRKQRPLSQVPSGSAVLCWEGSLPACPKLGSNRGRGGSPTLGSRFGAPRFGGSRGGPLSGKKFGNPGEKLTKKKWNLDELPKFEKNFYQEHPDVVRRTVQEVEQYRSSKEVTVRGHNCPKPIINFYEANFPANVMEVIQRQNFTEPTAIQAQGWPVALSGLDMVGVAQTGSGKTLSYLLPAIVHINHQPFLERGDGPICLVLAPTRELAQQVQQVAAEYSRACRLKSTCIYGGAPKGPQIRDLERGVEICIATPGRLIDFLEAGKTNLRRCTYLVLDEADRMLDMGFEPQIRKIVDQIRPDRQTLMWSATWPKEVRQLAEDFLKEYVHINIGALELSANHNILQIVDVCHDVEKDDKLIRLMEEIMSEKENKTIVFVETKRRCDDLTRKMRRDGWPAMGIHGDKSQQERDWVLNEFKHGKAPILIATDVASRGLDVEDVKFVINYDYPNSSEDYIHRIGRTARSTKTGTAYTFFTPNNIKQVNDLISVLREANQAINPKLLQLIEDRGSGRSRGDRRDRYSAGKRGGFSSFRERENFERNYGALGKRDFGAKTQNGAYSAQSFSNGTPFGNGFAAAGMQASFRAGNPAGAYQNGYEQQYGSNIANMHNGMNQQQYAYPATGAAPMIGYPMPTSYSQ from the exons ATGAGAGACAAAGGAAACAGCGCTGGCAGGAAGCAGCGGCCGCTCAGCCAGGTCCCCTCTGGGAGCGCTGTGTTGTGCTGGGAAGGATCGCTCCCAGCCTGCCCGAAATTGGGGAGCAATcggggccggggagggagcCCCACACTCGGATCCAG GTTTGGAGCCCCACGTTTTGGAGGAAGTAGAGGTGGACCTCTCTCTGGGAAGAAATTTGGAAACCCTGGGGAAAAacttacaaaaaagaaatggaatttaGATGAGCTGCCCAAATTCGAGAAGAACTTCTATCAAGAACATCCTGATGTAGTTAGACGTACTGTG CAAGAAGTTGAACAGTACAGATCAAGCAAAGAGGTCACAGTTAGGGGCCATAACTGTCCAAAACCGATTATAAACTTCTATGAAGCTAACTTTCCTG CAAACGTTATGGAAGTAATTCAGAGGCAGAATTTCACTGAACCAACTGCTATTCAAGCACAAGGTTGGCCTGTTGCATTGAGTGGACTGGATATGGTTGGAGTGGCACAGACTGGATCAGGGAAAACATTGTCT TACTTGTTGCCTGCTATTGTGCATATAAATCATCAGCCATTCCTGGAGCGAGGAGATGGACCTATT TGTCTTGTGCTGGCACCAACTCGTGAACTGGCTCAACAAGTGCAGCAGGTAGCTGCCGAATACAGCAGAGCATGCCGTTTGAAGTCTACATGTATTTATGGAGGTGCTCCAAAGGGACCACAAATTCGTGACTTAGAAAGAG gTGTGGAAATCTGCATTGCAACACCTGGAAGACTTATAGACTTCTTAGAAGCTGGAAAGACCAATCTCAGGAGGTGTACTTACCTTGTCCTTGATGAAGCTGACAGGATGCTTGACATGGGATTTGAACCTCAGATCAGAAAAATCGTGGATCAGATAAGA cctgaCAGGCAGACTCTGATGTGGAGTGCCACATGGCCAAAGGAAGTAAGGCAGCTGGCTGAAGACTTTTTGAAAGAATATGTACACATCAACATTGGTGCATTAGAACTAAGTGCAAACCACAACATTCTTCAGATTGTGGATGTGTGTCACGATGTAGAGAAAGATGACAA GCTTATTCGTTTGATGGAAGAAATAATGagtgagaaggaaaataaaacaattgttTTTGTGGAAACCAAAAGACGGTGTGATGATCTTACCAGAAAAATGCGGAGAGATGG GTGGCCAGCAATGGGTATTCATGGTGACAAAAGTCAGCAGGAGCGTGACTGGGTTCTAAATG AATTCAAACATGGAAAAGCACCAATCCTGATTGCTACAGATGTTGCATCCAGAGGTCTAG ATGTGGAAGATGTGAAATTTGTCATCAATTATGACTACCCTAACTCCTCAGAGGACTATATCCACCGAATTGGACGAACTGCCCGCAGTACCAAAACAGGCACAGCATACACATTCTTTACTCCTAACAATATTAAGCAAGTAAATGACCTCATCTCTGTGCTTCGGGAGGCTAATCAAGCCATCAACCCCAAATTGCTTCAGTTGATTGAAGACAGAGGTTCAG GTCGTTCCCGAGGTGATCGACGTGACAGATATTCTGCGGGCAAAAGGGGTGGATTTAGTAGTTTTAGAGAGAGGGAAAACTTTGAGAGAAACTATGGTGCACTAGGAAAGAGAGACTTTGGAGCAAAAACTCAAAATGGGGCCTACAGTGCCCAAAGTTTCAGTAATGGAACTCCTTTTGGAAATGGCTTTGCAGCTGCAGGCATGCAAGCCAGCTTCAGGGCTGGTAACCCTGCAGGAGCTTACCAGAATGGCTATGAGCAGCAGTACGGGAGTAACATTGCAAATATGCACAATGGCATGAACCAACAGCAGTATGCGTATCCTGCCACTGGTGCTGCTCCTATGATAGGTTACCCAATGCCGACAAGTTATTCTCAATAA